Within the Nitrospira sp. genome, the region TTCCCAGGCACGCGTCCCTGACAATCAACGGGACATTGATCATCCGGCCGAGCCCCTCTTGGTGATAGTAGGTATCTTCCAAGAAGACACGCTGGCGTTTGAGAAAAGGACGGATGTGCGGACGGTGATGGTCGTAGACCCATCCGATCGCGCTGCCTCGGCGAGGGATCACCGCGTCGCGCTGCAGAACCCGTTCGTGCAGTGAGGTTTCGAGGGCGTAGAAGCGGAAAGCGTCGCTCTCGCGATGATACAGGGTGATCCCCGCCCGCTCCCATGGCACCACCTTTCGAATCTGTTGGGTGACGGCCTTCCACAAACTCACGCTGTCCCGTTGCGAGTTCAGGACGTTGGTGACCGCCAAGAGGGCCCGAAAGCTCTGTTCAATGTCCCGCATCGAGATTCCTCCATGGAGGCCACACCGCTACTCATCTGCAGCGGCTACCGCACCAGAGAGGGCGGCTTGCATGGGGACATCTCCCTCTCCTGTCACGCTCATCCCCCCACCTGCACGAGGCCTCCGTTCACGCGCAGGGTTGCGACAAGCGAGGGGAACTGATCCGTCTTGGCGACGCGTTCGGACATGGGGATACCCCAACCTCCTTCACCCGACCCGTTGGTTGCCAGCGCACGCACCCGAAACGTCCGTGCCCGCATTGTGTCGGCACCTCCCTTCTTGTCTTGTCTCTGCGAGTACAGAGACGTGAATCTGCTTTCGGGACGAAACGCACACATGGCGACGCATCTGTATTTCGAAATTCCTGTTTCGCAATTCCTGTTCCCATAGGTGCACCAACGTACAAGTTGCTTAAGTCATTGCTTTATGTTGCTTTTCTCGGAGCGAGCGATGTGAGCGAATGTGCTCGCCCCCCACGCCGATGGTGATATTTCGCGATAGTCGTCACGATTGTCGCGACAGGTCGTACCAACCGAGGCAGTCAGACCTCGCTCGCGGGCACCGATGCATCGCAACGACACCGTCTTCGGTCCCCTAGGGTGTCCGGCTGTAGGGATGGGGACGACAATCGGCCACGCGCCATACGGCAGTGGCATCGCCAGTAAGACCGGTTCTAACCTCCCCGGCGCCTCGCGCTCGACTGACCGGTGGAATTGGATGAACGAGGAGCGTATTCTACACAATAGGAGAGGACGCCCTGATTGAGTATGGTTCTCTGATGACACTCATGCCGGTATCTGCGACATCCGCCCTCCGTCGCTACATCGTGTCGCTTGCCTCATCCGAAGAAAGGTGATCACATCATGAAACCTCACGGCGTAACCGCCGAAACCGACACGTTACAGACTCAATCTCCGCGCCTCCTGGTCCCGATCGACGACTCCGATCATTCCAAGCGAGCATTGAAGTATGTGGGGGTCTTGCTTCGGCACGTGCCCGATGCCGCCATTACCCTCTTTCATGTCTTGAAGCCCATGCCTCGGGAGCTGTTAGAGCACGGAGGCTCCGAGGATCCGGCCGTCGAGAGCCGCCTCCGGGAGGAACTTCAAGAGGATCAGGACCGCTGGATGCGATCGGAGAGCGAGGCCGAGCGACCGATCCTGACACAGTCGCTCGCGGTGTTGCGTCAGCTCGGATTCCCCGAGAACCGCGTGAGCTTGAAATTCGGCAGCGAGGACGACGTCGCCGGCGGTATCCTCGACGAAGCGAAGCAAGGCCAGTACGACACCATCGTACTCACGAAACAGGCGTCGAGCGGAAGTACGCGCCTCTTCGGAAGCGGCGGGACCACGGAGCAGATCCTGCGCGGCGCCGCAGGGTATACGCTCTGGATCGTGGACTAGGGTACGTGCGCTGCGTGCGAAGATGAATTCAAGAGCACGCAATGCCCTGTGAGACTACTAGGCGGGAGGGAAAGACTATGGCCATGTCACGTAACGTCCAGCGGGTGAAATCTCAGGTTTCGAAGCGCACGGCTCGCGCGAAACGCGCGGTGGCGAAGAAGGGCCGTGTGATCATGAAAAAGGGTCGGAAGGCCCTTCAATCGTCGGCCAAGGCCGCTCGGAAGGTGGCCACGAAGGCAGGTCGTAAGACGACACTCGCATCCAAAACGGCCCGGACAAAGGCGCGAAAAGCCGGGGCGGCTATCGGCACCTTGCTGGGTAAAGCACAAGGTCTCGGGATCAAACTAGTGAAGCAGGCACGGACAAGGTTGGCGTAAGCGGATGGGCTCATGACGAGCGTCAACCACACTTTCCCGAAGTCTTGATCATGGTTCGCCCCCTACCGCCTTCGGACTCGGACAGTCCTCTAGGCCCTGGTGGGCAGAACTCTCGTTCCCGTTTCTCCTCTCGGCTGTGAAATCGGCAAGGCCTGGCGGCTATAGATCAGAAATACCAGCAGGACGAGCGTCAGGAACCACATGAATACATAGATGGTCATGGCGCGATGCGCCTTCTCCTTTTCATACCAGGTTCGTGGCCGAATGCCTTTGATAAAGAACACCACCTTGCTCGAGAGGTTGATGCACACCACATTGGTGACCAGTAACAATCCTGCGTTGATCCCGAGGTTGATCTCACCATGGCCCACCATAAGTCCCAGCGTCACGGCAGGCGGCAACAGCGCGACGGCGACCATCACACCCACCAGGACGCTCGACAGGCCCGTCGTAAGAGACAACGCCGCCGCAGCTCCGCTGGCCAGTGCGAGCGCAACGGAATCGAGCCCGGCGTGGGTGCGGGCGGCCAGCTCCGGCCCCGACACGTCAAACGGCCAGAGGGTTCCGATCATCGTCGATAGGCCGACGGCCAGCAGGATGCCGGTCGTGGTGGTAAGCGCCGCCTTCCGCATGAGGGACACGTCGCCCAACGCGGTGCTCAGACCAAAGGCCAAATTCGGACCCAGGAGGGGCGCGATAACCATCGCGCCAATCACGACCGCGACGTTGTTTTCAATGAGACCAATCGCCGCCACGGCCGTGGACAGCACGACGAGGACGAGAAAGTTCGCGTCCAGGCGAGAGTTCTTGCTGACATTGTGATAAAGCGATTCCCGGGCCGCCGTCGCAGACGCTTCTTTCTTTCGCTCCTCTTCCGTAGCTTTGGGCAGAGCAATTTCCACCGGGAGGGTGACGATTCGTGCGCTTGGTTGCGCGCCGAGAATCGTTTGCAGGGCATCCAGAACGGACTGGACCTTGTCGTCGGCGACCAACAGGCGCATCGACTGCATGCCATCCTCGCCCACGGCGCCGAGTCGGACATCGAGCGCGTCACACTTGATCGCAACGCCTGACACCGTGCGGGCGCTCCCCGCATCCGCCACGACCTCCACGTATTTCATCAGCGGCTCCTTCCGCAGGAATGCTGCGAGCCCCCGCAAAGTATCAGGATTGCCGCGCCGAAACCATCGACGGGCGGGTGTATCCATTCACGCGTTGGGGGATCAAGCCTCTCATAGGACGAGTGGAAAGAGTCGCCCGCCGTCGGTGCGAACGCCACACACCAACTCCAGCCCGCTTCGTTCACAATTCGACGTTCGCTGATTTTTCGCTCACTGCAGTTTGACTTCACTTGGTCGCCCTCCTACAATCCGATTACGCGTTCCATCATGTCTTCCCAATTCGTCCACCTCCATCTCCACACCCAGTACAGCCTGCTCGACGGTGCCAATCAAATCGATCCGTTGATGAAGCGAGTCAAGAGCTTCGGCCAACCGGCGGTGGCCATGACCGATCACGGCAACATGTTTGGGGCCGTGGAATTCTATCGAAAGGCCAAGGACTACGGGCTCAAGCCCATCATCGGATGCGAAGCCTACATGGCCCCTGGAAGCCGCCTCGCCAAGGACAGTGGACTGGCACACAACGATTATTACCACCTGATCCTATTGGCCAGGAATCTCAAGGGCTATCAAAATCTGATCAAGCTGGTCAGCAAAGCGTACCTTGAAGGTTTTTATTATAAGCCACGGATGGACAAAGATATTCTCCAACAACATTCCGACGGCTTGATCGCACTCTCCGGCTGCCTCAGCGGCGAAGTCGCGTATCTGATCGGGCAGCACGACCTCGCAGGCGCCACACAGGTGGCGGGCGAATACCGCGAGATCTTCGGCAAAGACCACTACTATCTCGAGCTTCAGGCCAATGGGTTGGAACACCAAAAGGTCGCCAACAAGGGGCTTCTGGAGATTCATAAGAAGCTCGAGATTCCGCTGGCGGGAACCAACGATTGCCACTACCTGAAGAAGGAAGACTCCCGCCCTCACGACATGATGCTCTGCCTGCAAACCGGCAAGACCATCAGCGATCCGAACCGAATGAAATTCGATACGGATCAGCTGTATGTGAAATCGACGGACGAAGTGCTGGTAGAATTCAAGGAATTGCCGGAAGCGGTCAGTAACACGGTGCGCATCGCCGAGCAGGTCGACCTCGACCTGACGCTCAACAAGACCTATCTACCTCAGTACCAAGTCCCAGAAGGATTTACGCGCGAGAAGTACCTGGAGCACCTGGCAAATCAGGGAATGGCCGCGCGGCTCAAGGAACGACCCAGTTCTATTCAGGCCCTCCAATACTTTATGCGGCTACAGGAAGAGCTGGCGATCATCTGTTCAATGGGATTTGCCGGGTACTTCCTCATCGTCTGGGACATCATCGCGTTTGCCCGATCCAAAGGTATCCCCGTCGGACCGGGCCGGGGATCGGCGGCTGGCAGCCTGGTGGCGTACGCCCTCAGAATTACGGACCTCGATCCGCTCGTGTATAGCCTCCTCTTCGAACGGTTTCTCAATCCCGAGCGTGTATCCTTGCCCGACATCGATATGGACTTCTGCATGGACCGTCGCGGGGAAGTCATCGACTACGTGGT harbors:
- a CDS encoding DUF389 domain-containing protein, with protein sequence MKYVEVVADAGSARTVSGVAIKCDALDVRLGAVGEDGMQSMRLLVADDKVQSVLDALQTILGAQPSARIVTLPVEIALPKATEEERKKEASATAARESLYHNVSKNSRLDANFLVLVVLSTAVAAIGLIENNVAVVIGAMVIAPLLGPNLAFGLSTALGDVSLMRKAALTTTTGILLAVGLSTMIGTLWPFDVSGPELAARTHAGLDSVALALASGAAAALSLTTGLSSVLVGVMVAVALLPPAVTLGLMVGHGEINLGINAGLLLVTNVVCINLSSKVVFFIKGIRPRTWYEKEKAHRAMTIYVFMWFLTLVLLVFLIYSRQALPISQPRGETGTRVLPTRA